A genomic window from Sulfurospirillum diekertiae includes:
- a CDS encoding ATP-binding protein produces MNSHYSDLKTIFVDGEVFDYVNLDKSATTYDKLVQTLDKPLKLILFYGKPGTGKTFLLQKIFNDLRTKKRIIFFPRPFFEEKVFIDALFEHIFAKKSPGFSNYNEFLALLSKHITSTDQSITVLIDEAQLYPTDLIEKIRLMADSRLFKFLFTVHKTEKEDVLAKDYFQTRIWETIEIDNASKNEIKTYIEKKLLFHNRFEYLNLFRDKHYKLILKVTDGNLRTINKLMYKLFEILEYYDMHQPSLIKTNALHVKYIEMAGISLGMIHA; encoded by the coding sequence ATGAATAGCCATTACAGTGATCTTAAAACTATCTTTGTTGATGGTGAAGTTTTTGATTATGTCAATCTTGATAAGTCTGCAACAACGTATGATAAGTTGGTACAGACTTTAGATAAACCTCTAAAGTTAATCCTTTTTTATGGCAAGCCAGGAACGGGTAAAACTTTTTTACTCCAAAAAATTTTTAATGATTTAAGAACAAAAAAACGGATTATTTTTTTTCCAAGACCTTTTTTTGAAGAAAAAGTTTTTATTGATGCATTGTTTGAGCATATTTTTGCAAAGAAATCTCCTGGATTTTCAAATTACAATGAATTTTTAGCACTCTTAAGCAAGCATATTACATCTACAGATCAATCTATTACCGTATTAATTGATGAAGCACAGCTTTATCCAACAGATTTGATTGAAAAAATTCGTCTGATGGCAGATTCGCGTTTATTTAAATTTTTATTTACGGTTCATAAAACAGAAAAAGAAGATGTTTTAGCTAAAGACTATTTTCAGACACGTATTTGGGAAACAATTGAAATTGACAATGCTTCAAAGAATGAAATTAAAACATATATTGAAAAAAAACTCCTCTTCCATAATCGCTTTGAATATCTCAACCTTTTTAGAGATAAGCACTATAAACTTATTTTAAAAGTTACGGATGGAAATTTGAGAACTATTAATAAACTAATGTACAAACTTTTTGAAATTTTGGAATATTACGATATGCATCAACCCTCCCTTATCAAAACAAATGCTTTACATGTAAAATATATTGAAATGGCAGGTATAAGTCTAGGAATGATCCATGCTTAG
- the mshL gene encoding pilus (MSHA type) biogenesis protein MshL: MIAILKYFPSKIIALVAVFTIALLPLHAAEKNNRSSCEYRTFNIKTNNKATGLELLGELAEVCDFSIVVKDTEAEKVLAKNLNGVNIKNLSLDEVFQIIIQDNDLFYTYDKNYLKISALSTKSFKVDYISSIREGKAVINASVDATPTETSTSGTKNTATQGQNTISSNESFDFWKTIATELTSVLNTGGETYKAQSPIININAGMITVTATKRQLDRVSEYIDVLKERLHRQVLIDVSIVSVLLNNSNTSGVDWSKFSLNIGSNSIFNNSNQGTLSASNPNTLYNSASTGTANASSNLNNLTVVNDVSFSIAGLIDFLGSSGETKVVSSPKVLTMNNQQALITIGDNVNYRVPETTNAASTTGTATLATTYTNYSIFIGVLLNITPEISEDNEIILRINPSVSTFKYTADDVKTTDPRVIAPDTSEKKLSTVVKVKDGSTIILGGLITNNKSKQDTSVPLLSSIPLLGEAFKHSADTLSSNELVFVITPRIIGAKGTDKATLKDLGYSQKINE; this comes from the coding sequence ATGATAGCAATATTAAAATATTTTCCAAGTAAAATTATTGCATTGGTTGCAGTTTTCACGATTGCTCTTTTGCCTTTACATGCAGCAGAAAAAAATAATCGTTCATCATGTGAGTATCGTACATTTAACATTAAAACAAATAACAAAGCAACAGGGTTAGAACTTTTAGGCGAGCTTGCAGAAGTTTGTGATTTTAGTATTGTTGTCAAAGATACTGAAGCAGAAAAGGTGCTTGCTAAAAATCTTAATGGGGTTAATATCAAAAATCTCTCTTTGGATGAAGTTTTTCAAATAATTATTCAAGATAATGATCTTTTTTATACTTATGATAAGAACTATTTAAAGATTTCAGCTTTATCAACAAAATCTTTTAAAGTAGATTACATTTCATCAATTCGAGAAGGTAAAGCGGTTATCAATGCTTCAGTCGATGCTACACCGACTGAAACAAGTACCAGTGGCACAAAAAATACAGCAACACAAGGTCAAAATACAATTTCTTCAAATGAATCTTTTGATTTTTGGAAAACTATTGCAACAGAACTTACCTCCGTTTTAAATACGGGAGGTGAAACGTATAAAGCACAATCACCTATTATCAATATCAATGCAGGTATGATTACTGTTACAGCTACAAAAAGGCAATTAGACCGTGTCAGTGAATATATAGATGTACTTAAAGAGAGACTTCATAGGCAAGTGTTAATTGATGTTTCAATTGTCTCAGTATTATTAAATAATAGTAATACATCAGGTGTTGATTGGAGTAAATTTTCTTTAAATATTGGTAGTAACTCTATTTTTAACAACAGCAATCAAGGAACATTATCTGCTAGCAATCCAAATACTTTATATAATTCAGCCAGTACTGGTACTGCAAATGCATCAAGCAATCTCAATAATTTAACAGTTGTCAATGACGTATCTTTTTCTATTGCAGGACTGATTGATTTTCTAGGTTCAAGTGGTGAAACAAAAGTTGTATCTAGTCCAAAAGTCTTAACAATGAATAATCAACAAGCACTCATTACTATTGGTGATAATGTTAATTACCGTGTTCCTGAAACAACCAATGCAGCTAGCACAACTGGAACCGCTACATTGGCAACAACCTATACTAATTATTCTATTTTTATTGGTGTTCTTTTGAATATTACTCCTGAAATTTCTGAAGACAATGAAATTATTCTTAGGATAAATCCATCTGTTAGTACGTTTAAATACACAGCAGATGATGTTAAAACGACTGACCCTAGAGTTATTGCACCAGATACTTCTGAGAAAAAACTCTCAACAGTTGTAAAAGTTAAAGATGGCTCAACGATTATTTTAGGTGGTCTTATAACAAATAATAAATCTAAACAAGATACGAGTGTACCGCTACTCAGTAGTATTCCTCTGCTGGGAGAAGCCTTTAAACATTCGGCTGATACATTGTCTAGCAATGAACTTGTTTTTGTAATCACACCACGTATTATCGGAGCAAAAGGCACAGATAAAGCAACACTTAAAGATCTTGGGTACAGTCAAAAGATAAATGAATAG
- a CDS encoding tetratricopeptide repeat protein produces the protein MLSAVEIMELEKRVFKYRLKQRIHYIIISVIILLIGAIAIYSYPTIIHGTDTNTSLSDVQTTAETIKPLDTNSTSIQEQPLNVPDVNIGVKKYTPPIVMNEQENQTLFLQLPTINRNKAEKKSSYIPETPEKKTNFGIQEEELDNKVLMRKMPTIDDENFYRNKEDKVDTALLPPPLLDEPKPKGLIKIETHEVNSVQYLKDKFEKTHNITFALMLAEEYYAMKNYTECNKWALMANNADPDSEKSWIWFAKSKVKLGHKEDAVLALQAYLKSNKSKAAQSLLNQISVGEVID, from the coding sequence ATGCTTAGTGCTGTAGAAATTATGGAGCTCGAAAAAAGAGTCTTCAAATATAGACTTAAACAAAGAATACATTACATCATTATTAGTGTCATTATTTTACTAATAGGGGCTATTGCCATTTACTCTTATCCTACGATTATTCATGGGACAGATACCAATACGTCATTATCTGATGTTCAAACAACAGCAGAAACAATAAAACCTCTTGATACTAACAGTACTAGTATTCAAGAACAGCCCTTAAATGTTCCTGATGTGAATATTGGTGTGAAGAAATATACTCCACCTATTGTGATGAATGAACAAGAAAATCAAACACTTTTTCTCCAACTTCCAACTATTAATAGAAATAAAGCAGAAAAAAAGTCCTCTTATATACCAGAAACTCCTGAGAAAAAAACAAATTTTGGTATTCAAGAAGAAGAACTTGACAATAAAGTTTTAATGCGTAAAATGCCAACTATTGATGATGAAAATTTTTATCGCAATAAAGAGGACAAAGTTGACACAGCTCTTTTGCCCCCTCCTCTACTAGATGAACCAAAACCAAAGGGTCTTATAAAAATTGAGACGCATGAGGTAAATTCTGTACAATATCTTAAAGATAAATTTGAGAAAACACACAACATTACTTTTGCATTAATGCTCGCAGAAGAATATTATGCAATGAAAAACTATACGGAATGTAATAAATGGGCTCTTATGGCCAACAATGCAGATCCTGATAGTGAAAAAAGTTGGATTTGGTTTGCTAAATCTAAAGTTAAACTTGGTCATAAAGAAGATGCTGTCCTTGCGCTTCAAGCCTACCTAAAAAGTAATAAATCAAAAGCAGCTCAAAGTCTACTGAATCAAATTAGTGTAGGTGAAGTTATTGACTAA